Below is a window of Halobaculum lipolyticum DNA.
GTCGGCGACCCCGACGACCCGACGCTCGCGCTCGTCGGTCACCACGACGTGGTGCCGCCGGGCGACCCGCAGGTCGCGACGGACGACGACGGCGCGGAGACGTACGTCGTCGAGGAGCGCGACGGCCGGCTGTACGGCCGCGGGAGCGCCGACATGAAGGGCGCCGTCGCCGCCGCGATGTGTGCCGTGCGCGACGCCGACCCCGACGGGGTCGAACTGTGCTTCGCCTCGTTCGTCGGCGAGGAGGTCGGCGGCGTCGGCGCCCGCGCCGCCATCGACGACGGGTTCGCCCCCGAGTACGCGGTCGTCGCGGAAGGGTCGACGAACTACTCGGCCGACGGCGTCACCGACGTCGTCGTCGCGCACAAGGGCCGGCGCGCGAGCACGCTCGTCGCCCGCGGCGAGAACGCCCACGCGAGCGTCCCCGAGGACGGCGTCAACGCGGTGTACCGCGCCTGCGACGCCGTCGACGCGGTGCGAGCGATGACGTTCCCGGAGACGACGGTCATGGGGGAGTCGGTGCGCGGCAGCGTCGCCGTCACCGAGATCGACGGCGGCACGGCGTGGAACGTCGTCCCGGACCGTTGTGAGGTGACGATCGACGAGCGCACCGTGCCCGGCGAGCGCGCCCCCCTCGAACGCGCCGAGGCGGTCGAGGGCGTCGAGTGGACGGTCGAACAGGACCTCCCGCCGATGGCCTGCTCGGACGACGCGTTCGCCGACGCGGTGCTGTCGGCCGCGCGCGGCGTCCAGTCGGGGCGCCCCGAACACGTCACGAAGCCCCACGCGACCGACGCCGGCTGGCTCGCGGAGGCGGGGACCGCCTGCGTGGTCTGTGGCGCCTCCGAGCCGGGGGAGGC
It encodes the following:
- a CDS encoding M20 family metallopeptidase — encoded protein: MDEHGTHPDGLRALTRELVSVPSHDDPTAAGDAVESWLREETDATVDRDEHGNVFGRVGDPDDPTLALVGHHDVVPPGDPQVATDDDGAETYVVEERDGRLYGRGSADMKGAVAAAMCAVRDADPDGVELCFASFVGEEVGGVGARAAIDDGFAPEYAVVAEGSTNYSADGVTDVVVAHKGRRASTLVARGENAHASVPEDGVNAVYRACDAVDAVRAMTFPETTVMGESVRGSVAVTEIDGGTAWNVVPDRCEVTIDERTVPGERAPLERAEAVEGVEWTVEQDLPPMACSDDAFADAVLSAARGVQSGRPEHVTKPHATDAGWLAEAGTACVVCGASEPGEAHTDTESVSYEVLDRCYRIYRAVAEGASGFA